From Streptomyces sp. NBC_01460, a single genomic window includes:
- a CDS encoding TetR/AcrR family transcriptional regulator gives MTESEGRAEMQTEGTKRKPARRPPDRKARIVAAAAGLFRTRGYHNVSLADVASEVGITAPALYRHFRGKPDLLLHVVDSTVAVVAASVAAAPDLDTYLRVSASEAPDRRGSAVLWQREARHLPEGPHKELRRTLNVVAEGIGELIHSERPELDHADRQLLAWSVLAVYGSVSWHRTSLPRRRFEELLYRLAYAAAHCPLTTSPAAEAAPSPGGYAGLAMSRREEILVEAIRLFDERGFQSVSTDDIGEAAGATGPSIYKHFPTKTDLLVAAVRRGGEQRRAGTARALSRSGTPRETLERLLRSYVEFAVSQSHLIGLLIGELDQLPEKERKEARQTQREYLGLWVRLMDEVRPGLDPGEARITVLAALTVIDNAARTGASGDRPDLADRLTEIGAAVLLAEGETHPV, from the coding sequence GTGACCGAGAGCGAGGGGCGAGCGGAGATGCAGACCGAGGGGACAAAGAGGAAGCCCGCGCGCAGACCTCCCGACCGCAAGGCCCGGATCGTCGCCGCCGCAGCCGGCCTTTTCCGCACCCGCGGTTACCACAACGTCTCCTTGGCCGATGTGGCGAGCGAGGTCGGGATCACCGCACCGGCTCTCTACCGGCATTTCCGCGGCAAGCCCGACCTGCTGCTCCACGTCGTGGACTCCACCGTCGCCGTTGTCGCCGCGTCCGTGGCGGCCGCCCCCGACCTGGACACCTACCTCCGCGTCTCGGCCTCGGAGGCCCCGGACCGCCGTGGGTCGGCCGTCCTGTGGCAGCGCGAAGCACGCCACCTGCCCGAGGGCCCTCACAAGGAACTGCGGCGCACCCTGAACGTCGTCGCCGAGGGAATCGGCGAGCTGATCCACTCGGAGCGCCCCGAACTTGACCACGCCGACCGCCAGTTGCTGGCCTGGTCCGTCCTGGCGGTGTACGGCTCCGTGTCCTGGCACCGTACATCCCTCCCCCGTCGCCGCTTCGAGGAGCTGCTGTACCGGCTCGCGTACGCCGCGGCACACTGTCCGCTCACCACCAGCCCGGCCGCGGAGGCCGCGCCGTCTCCCGGTGGTTACGCCGGCCTCGCGATGTCCCGGCGTGAGGAGATCCTCGTCGAGGCGATCCGGCTCTTCGACGAGCGGGGCTTCCAGTCGGTGAGCACCGACGACATCGGTGAGGCCGCGGGCGCAACGGGCCCGAGCATCTACAAGCACTTCCCGACCAAGACCGACCTGCTGGTCGCCGCCGTGAGGCGCGGCGGCGAACAGCGCCGGGCAGGCACGGCACGGGCCCTCTCCAGGTCCGGCACCCCGCGCGAGACGCTGGAGCGGCTGCTGCGGTCGTACGTCGAGTTCGCCGTGAGCCAGAGCCACTTGATCGGCCTGCTGATCGGCGAGCTCGACCAGTTGCCGGAGAAGGAGCGCAAGGAGGCACGCCAGACCCAGCGCGAGTACCTCGGGCTCTGGGTGCGGCTGATGGACGAGGTGCGCCCGGGTCTCGACCCGGGCGAGGCGAGGATCACCGTTCTCGCCGCCCTCACCGTCATCGACAACGCTGCCCGGACGGGAGCCTCCGGCGACCGCCCGGACCTCGCTGACCGCCTCACCGAGATCGGCGCCGCAGTACTGCTGGCGGAGGGGGAGACGCATCCCGTGTAA
- a CDS encoding electron transfer flavoprotein subunit beta/FixA family protein, which produces MSLRIVVCVKYVPDATGDRHFADDLTLDRDDVDGLLSELDEYAVEQALQIAGEADDAEITVLTVGPEDAKDALRKALSMGADKAVHVEDDDLHGTDVIGTSLVLAKAIEKTGYDLVIAGMASTDGTMGVLPALLAERLGVPQVTLLSEVSVDGGTVKGRRDGDSASEQLEASLPAVVSVTDQSGEARYPSFKGIMAAKKKPVESLDLEDLEIEADEVGLGGSWTAVDSAAERPARTAGTIVKDEGEGGKQLAEFLAGQKFI; this is translated from the coding sequence GTGAGCCTGAGGATCGTTGTCTGTGTGAAGTACGTGCCCGACGCCACCGGCGACCGGCACTTCGCCGATGACCTGACCCTGGACCGTGACGACGTCGACGGTCTGCTGTCGGAGCTCGACGAGTACGCGGTCGAGCAGGCGCTGCAGATCGCCGGCGAGGCGGACGACGCGGAGATCACCGTGCTCACGGTGGGTCCCGAGGACGCCAAGGACGCGCTGCGCAAGGCGCTGTCGATGGGCGCCGACAAGGCCGTCCACGTCGAGGACGACGACCTGCACGGCACCGACGTCATCGGTACGTCCCTGGTCCTGGCCAAGGCGATCGAGAAGACCGGTTACGACCTGGTCATCGCCGGCATGGCGTCCACGGACGGCACGATGGGTGTGCTCCCGGCGCTGCTCGCGGAGCGTCTCGGCGTCCCGCAGGTCACGCTGCTCTCCGAGGTGTCGGTCGACGGCGGCACGGTCAAGGGCCGCCGTGACGGCGACTCCGCGTCCGAGCAGCTGGAGGCGTCGCTGCCGGCCGTGGTGTCGGTGACCGACCAGTCGGGCGAGGCCCGCTACCCGTCGTTCAAGGGCATCATGGCGGCGAAGAAGAAGCCGGTCGAGTCCCTGGACCTGGAGGACCTGGAGATCGAGGCGGACGAGGTCGGCCTGGGCGGCTCCTGGACCGCGGTGGACTCCGCGGCCGAGCGTCCCGCCCGCACGGCGGGCACGATCGTCAAGGACGAGGGCGAGGGCGGCAAGCAGCTCGCCGAGTTCCTCGCGGGCCAGAAGTTCATCTAG
- a CDS encoding zinc ribbon domain-containing protein: MFRSTSETTTAPVREGPGLTYQRCRWCGTASFRRLLCPVCASSDLDDERSDGHGVVVRTTVVHRYSRIARNESLVRFPEGFMFRCRVIGTPAHLVWAGDRVRPAVAAAADSGEVVLEICDPGDRELWS, encoded by the coding sequence GTGTTCCGGTCGACAAGCGAGACGACGACGGCGCCGGTGCGTGAGGGACCGGGGCTGACCTATCAACGCTGCCGGTGGTGCGGTACGGCCTCCTTCCGCAGACTCCTGTGCCCGGTGTGCGCGTCGAGCGACCTCGACGACGAACGCAGCGACGGTCACGGTGTGGTGGTCAGGACGACGGTGGTGCACCGCTACAGCCGAATCGCCCGCAACGAGTCTCTGGTGCGCTTCCCCGAAGGCTTCATGTTCCGTTGCCGTGTCATCGGAACGCCGGCACACCTGGTGTGGGCGGGGGACCGCGTGCGCCCGGCGGTGGCGGCCGCCGCGGACTCTGGCGAGGTCGTCCTCGAGATCTGCGACCCGGGCGACCGCGAGCTGTGGAGCTGA
- a CDS encoding VOC family protein, protein MSTIQPVILTADQDVLLGFYTKLFGAEEIFRIPEEGPAFYRGLRIGDTDLGLVAKPELGAGAVPRMLLSIGVDDVDETLGRVVALGGSVRSGPKDMPWGQRVAHIKDPDGNPVNLTQPIPAQ, encoded by the coding sequence ATGTCCACCATTCAGCCAGTGATCCTGACTGCCGACCAGGATGTCCTGCTCGGCTTCTATACGAAGCTGTTCGGCGCCGAGGAGATCTTCCGGATACCGGAGGAAGGGCCGGCCTTCTACCGCGGCTTGCGCATCGGCGACACCGACCTCGGGCTGGTGGCCAAGCCGGAGCTGGGGGCCGGGGCGGTACCGCGGATGCTGCTCAGCATCGGTGTCGACGACGTCGACGAGACGCTCGGCCGCGTGGTTGCTCTGGGCGGCTCGGTCCGCAGCGGCCCCAAGGACATGCCGTGGGGACAGCGCGTCGCCCACATCAAGGACCCCGACGGCAACCCGGTGAATCTCACCCAGCCGATCCCGGCCCAGTGA
- a CDS encoding TetR family transcriptional regulator: MREVLAQAAFQLFLERGFERTTVDDIVARAGVGRRSFFRYFPSKEDAVFPDHEGCLAEMTAFLEASDGVEPVGAVCDAARIVMRMYAAKPEFSVQRYRLTREVPGLRTYELSVVRRYERKLAGYLRGCWAGMPDSALRAEVVAAAVVAAHNNALRSWLRSGGEGDADAAVDHALGTLGEVGVVGVPEASQGSAGTKSTEGSDADEVIVMVARKGAPLWRVVQQVESVLAEG, translated from the coding sequence ATGCGGGAGGTGCTCGCACAGGCGGCGTTCCAGCTCTTCCTGGAGCGCGGCTTCGAGCGCACGACGGTGGACGACATCGTCGCGAGGGCCGGGGTCGGACGACGGTCGTTCTTCCGGTACTTCCCCTCGAAGGAGGACGCGGTCTTCCCCGACCACGAGGGCTGCCTGGCCGAAATGACTGCCTTCCTGGAGGCGAGCGACGGCGTGGAACCGGTCGGCGCGGTGTGTGACGCGGCCCGGATCGTGATGCGCATGTACGCGGCGAAGCCTGAGTTCTCGGTGCAGCGCTACCGCCTGACGCGCGAGGTGCCGGGGCTGCGCACGTATGAACTCTCGGTCGTGCGACGGTACGAACGGAAGCTGGCCGGCTATCTCCGCGGGTGCTGGGCCGGTATGCCCGACAGTGCGCTGCGGGCCGAGGTGGTTGCGGCGGCGGTGGTCGCCGCGCACAACAACGCCCTGCGGTCCTGGCTGCGTTCGGGCGGGGAAGGTGATGCCGACGCAGCAGTCGACCACGCCCTCGGAACTTTGGGCGAGGTGGGGGTCGTCGGAGTTCCGGAGGCCTCGCAGGGCAGTGCGGGCACAAAGAGCACGGAAGGCTCCGACGCCGATGAAGTGATCGTCATGGTGGCGCGCAAGGGAGCCCCGCTGTGGCGCGTGGTGCAGCAGGTGGAGTCCGTGCTGGCGGAGGGGTGA
- a CDS encoding RNA polymerase sigma factor, with the protein MRAGPAQVRAALAEAYRGEWGVVFGTIVRMTGDWELAEDCAQEAFARALPAWGQEGVPRRPGAWLVTTARHRALDVLRRQATERGKLSEVAAHEAIREPQPPGDERLRLVFTCCHPALPLESRVALTLRAVSGLTTREIARAFLVGEDTVSQRILRAKHKIAGAGIPYRVPPPGARAERLDGVLAVIYLVFTEGYAPSDGSTARDNLAEEAVRLARLVAAEAPDEPEARGLLALLLLQHSRRAARLDADGGQVTLERQDRTRWDRTLIAEGVALGREAVAVDGPYTLQAAIAAQHALAPVAAATDWAAIVALYDRLLALRANPVVALNRAVALGMRDGPQAQLNAVDALCSPKALAGNHAVPAVRADALHRLGRTREAAEAYRAAEAIAPNRAIAREYAQRAAEGELVG; encoded by the coding sequence GTGAGGGCCGGGCCGGCACAGGTGCGGGCGGCGCTCGCCGAGGCGTACCGCGGCGAGTGGGGCGTCGTGTTCGGCACGATCGTGCGAATGACCGGCGACTGGGAGCTCGCCGAGGATTGCGCGCAGGAGGCGTTCGCCCGCGCCCTGCCGGCCTGGGGACAGGAGGGGGTGCCGCGCAGGCCGGGGGCTTGGCTGGTGACCACCGCGCGGCACCGCGCCCTTGACGTGCTGCGTCGCCAGGCGACCGAGCGCGGCAAGCTCTCCGAGGTCGCCGCGCACGAAGCGATCCGCGAACCGCAGCCGCCCGGGGACGAGCGGCTGCGGCTGGTGTTCACCTGCTGCCACCCGGCGCTCCCCCTCGAATCCCGGGTCGCGCTCACGCTGCGGGCGGTCAGCGGCCTGACCACGCGCGAGATCGCCCGCGCCTTCCTGGTCGGCGAGGACACCGTGTCGCAGCGGATCCTGCGGGCGAAACACAAGATCGCGGGAGCCGGAATCCCGTACAGAGTGCCACCACCCGGGGCGCGCGCCGAACGGCTGGACGGGGTACTCGCCGTCATCTACCTCGTGTTCACCGAGGGCTACGCACCGAGCGACGGCAGCACCGCCCGCGACAACCTCGCCGAGGAGGCCGTCCGGCTCGCCCGGCTCGTCGCGGCCGAGGCACCCGACGAGCCGGAGGCGCGGGGGCTCCTGGCGCTGCTGCTGCTCCAGCACTCAAGACGCGCCGCCCGGCTCGATGCCGACGGCGGGCAGGTCACGCTGGAACGCCAGGACCGAACCCGGTGGGACCGGACACTCATCGCCGAGGGCGTGGCCTTGGGCCGCGAGGCCGTCGCAGTGGACGGCCCGTACACGCTCCAGGCGGCGATCGCCGCGCAGCACGCCCTCGCCCCGGTGGCGGCAGCGACCGACTGGGCGGCGATCGTGGCGTTGTACGACCGTCTCCTCGCCCTGCGCGCGAACCCGGTCGTGGCGCTCAACCGCGCCGTCGCCCTCGGGATGCGCGACGGACCTCAGGCGCAGTTGAACGCTGTCGACGCCCTCTGCTCACCCAAGGCACTGGCCGGGAACCACGCCGTGCCCGCTGTCCGCGCGGACGCGCTGCACCGCCTCGGTCGCACCCGCGAGGCCGCGGAGGCGTACCGGGCGGCGGAGGCGATCGCCCCGAACCGGGCGATCGCCCGGGAGTACGCACAGCGGGCCGCCGAAGGGGAACTCGTCGGTTGA
- a CDS encoding alpha/beta fold hydrolase, translating into MATYILIPGAAGTPWHWHLVEAALRDRGHHVIVVDLPNDDDSAGLSEYADAVVDAVGARGRDGGGVVLVAHSFAGFTAPLVCERVRVDRLVLVTAMVPAPGETPADWWANTGYEQARRERDAHDEGRAPDETGLFYGDVPTALAAALGRQRRQSGTPFEDPWPLSSWPDVPTTFLLCREDRFFPAPFMRRVVRERLGITADEIDGGHYVLLSRPQELAARLEGYAA; encoded by the coding sequence ATGGCGACCTACATCCTGATCCCCGGCGCCGCCGGCACCCCGTGGCACTGGCACCTGGTGGAGGCCGCGCTGCGGGACCGAGGCCACCACGTGATTGTGGTTGATCTGCCGAACGACGACGACTCCGCTGGACTGTCGGAGTACGCCGACGCGGTCGTCGACGCCGTCGGCGCGCGGGGCCGTGATGGCGGCGGTGTGGTGCTGGTGGCGCACTCCTTCGCGGGATTCACGGCACCGCTGGTGTGCGAGCGGGTGCGGGTCGATCGACTGGTGCTGGTGACGGCGATGGTCCCGGCACCCGGTGAGACGCCTGCGGACTGGTGGGCCAACACCGGTTACGAGCAGGCCCGGCGCGAGCGGGACGCGCACGACGAGGGCCGCGCACCGGACGAGACCGGTCTGTTCTACGGGGATGTGCCGACCGCTCTCGCGGCGGCGCTCGGTCGCCAGCGCCGCCAGTCGGGCACGCCCTTCGAGGATCCGTGGCCTCTGTCGTCGTGGCCCGACGTACCCACGACGTTCCTGCTGTGCCGCGAGGACCGGTTCTTCCCCGCCCCGTTCATGCGCCGGGTGGTACGAGAGCGTCTGGGGATCACCGCCGACGAGATCGACGGCGGTCACTACGTTCTCCTCAGCCGTCCTCAGGAACTGGCCGCCCGGCTGGAGGGATACGCAGCGTAG
- a CDS encoding YciI family protein, producing MKYVLFVATDPAGEPTDENPQAWVDRWNDRGVRVEGMPLRPAAETRTVRVRGDRVLVTDGPFAETTEWIAGYDLVEAADLDEAIEVAASHPMATGGRIEIRPVGPIGLGPGTENVPHEGDAPASRFLGIFRTDPGAPPFTPEPAAVADWVRDGLASGRCLGGQHLRPVEDATLVRRRGGKLLVTHGAYTDVPEWVSGIVFVDGDWQESINYLSRCPMARSGIAELREFWTDLS from the coding sequence ATGAAGTATGTGTTGTTCGTTGCCACCGACCCCGCTGGGGAACCGACCGACGAGAACCCACAAGCATGGGTCGACAGGTGGAACGACCGCGGCGTCCGGGTCGAGGGAATGCCGCTCAGGCCGGCCGCCGAAACCAGGACGGTGCGCGTCCGCGGCGACCGGGTGCTGGTCACCGACGGCCCGTTCGCTGAGACGACCGAGTGGATCGCCGGATACGACCTCGTCGAGGCCGCCGACCTCGACGAGGCGATCGAGGTCGCCGCGTCGCACCCGATGGCGACCGGCGGACGCATCGAGATCCGGCCGGTCGGACCGATCGGCCTCGGGCCGGGCACCGAGAACGTCCCGCACGAGGGTGACGCGCCCGCCTCCCGCTTCCTCGGGATCTTCCGGACGGACCCAGGCGCACCGCCCTTCACTCCCGAGCCCGCCGCGGTGGCCGACTGGGTCCGCGACGGTCTCGCCTCCGGCCGCTGTCTCGGCGGCCAGCACCTGCGTCCCGTCGAGGACGCCACACTCGTGCGCCGCCGGGGAGGGAAACTGCTGGTCACCCACGGCGCGTACACGGACGTGCCGGAATGGGTGTCCGGGATCGTGTTCGTCGACGGCGACTGGCAGGAGTCGATCAACTACCTTTCCCGCTGCCCCATGGCGCGGTCCGGGATCGCCGAGCTGCGCGAGTTCTGGACGGACCTCTCGTGA